In one window of Streptomyces roseofulvus DNA:
- the argJ gene encoding bifunctional glutamate N-acetyltransferase/amino-acid acetyltransferase ArgJ produces the protein MSVTAAQGFTAAGIAAGIKQNGNPDLALVVNTGPRRAAAGVFTSNRVKAAPVVWSQQVLADGELTAVVLNSGGANACTGPKGFQDTHATAEKVAEVLSGQGTEVGAGEVAVASTGLIGVLLPMDKLLPGVEKAAAELSAHGGEKAAIAIKTTDTVHKTAVVTKDGWTVGGMAKGAGMLAPGLATMLVVLTTDADVDAEGLDTALRTATRLTFDRVDSDGCMSTNDTVLLLASGASGTAPAQDDFAEAVREVCADLARQLIGDAEGASKDIRIEVINAATEDDAVEVGRSIARNNLLKCAIHGEDPNWGRVLSAIGTTGAAFEPDELNVAINGVWVCKNGSVGEDRDLVDMRYREVVITADLAAGSESAVIWANDLTADYVHENSAYSS, from the coding sequence ATGAGCGTCACCGCAGCGCAGGGATTCACGGCGGCGGGCATCGCCGCCGGGATCAAGCAGAACGGCAACCCGGACCTGGCCCTCGTGGTCAACACCGGGCCGCGCCGCGCCGCCGCGGGAGTCTTCACGTCCAACCGCGTCAAGGCCGCCCCGGTCGTCTGGTCCCAGCAGGTCCTCGCCGACGGCGAACTGACCGCGGTCGTCCTCAACTCGGGCGGCGCCAACGCCTGCACCGGCCCCAAGGGCTTCCAGGACACCCACGCCACCGCCGAGAAGGTCGCCGAGGTCCTCAGCGGCCAGGGCACCGAGGTCGGCGCCGGCGAGGTCGCCGTCGCCTCCACCGGCCTGATCGGCGTCCTCCTGCCGATGGACAAGCTCCTCCCGGGCGTCGAGAAGGCCGCCGCCGAACTCTCCGCGCACGGGGGTGAGAAGGCCGCCATCGCCATCAAGACCACCGACACCGTCCACAAGACCGCCGTGGTCACGAAGGACGGCTGGACGGTCGGAGGCATGGCGAAGGGCGCGGGCATGCTCGCCCCCGGCCTCGCCACCATGCTCGTCGTCCTCACCACCGACGCCGACGTGGACGCCGAGGGCCTCGACACCGCGCTGCGGACCGCCACCCGGCTCACCTTCGACCGGGTCGACTCCGACGGCTGCATGTCCACCAACGACACCGTCCTCCTGCTCGCCTCCGGCGCCTCCGGCACCGCCCCCGCCCAGGACGACTTCGCCGAGGCCGTCCGGGAGGTCTGCGCCGACCTCGCCCGCCAGCTCATCGGCGACGCCGAGGGCGCCAGCAAGGACATCCGCATCGAGGTGATCAACGCGGCGACCGAGGACGACGCCGTCGAGGTGGGCCGCTCCATCGCCCGCAACAACCTCCTCAAGTGCGCCATCCACGGCGAGGACCCCAACTGGGGCCGCGTGCTCTCCGCCATCGGCACCACGGGCGCCGCCTTCGAGCCCGACGAGCTGAACGTCGCCATCAACGGCGTGTGGGTCTGCAAGAACGGCTCCGTCGGCGAGGACCGCGACCTCGTCGACATGCGCTACCGGGAGGTCGTCATCACCGCCGACCTCGCCGCCGGCTCCGAGTCCGCCGTGATCTGGGCCAACGACCTGACCGCCGACTACGTCCACGAGAACAGCGCCTACTCGTCATGA
- the argC gene encoding N-acetyl-gamma-glutamyl-phosphate reductase → MTVRAAVAGASGYAGGELLRLLLAHPHVEIGTLTGHSNAGQKLGGLQPHLLPLADRVLAPTTAEELAGHDVVFLALPHGQSAAVAEQLGPDVLVVDMGADFRLKDPADWEAYYGSPHAGTWPYGLPELPGARAALEGSKRIAVPGCYPTAVSLALFPAYADGLAAPEAVIVAASGTSGAGKALKPHLLGSEVMGNMTPYGVGGGHRHTPEMIQNLSGPAGERVSVSFTPTLAPMPRGILATCTAAAKPGTTAEAVRAAYEKAYADEPFVHLLPEGQWPATASVHGSNAVHLQVAYDADAHRIIAISAIDNLTKGTAGGAVQSMNIALGLPEDTGLSTIGVAP, encoded by the coding sequence ATGACGGTACGAGCAGCAGTCGCAGGCGCGAGCGGATACGCGGGCGGGGAACTCCTGCGCCTGCTCCTCGCGCACCCCCACGTCGAGATCGGCACCCTGACCGGCCACTCCAACGCCGGCCAGAAGCTCGGCGGCCTCCAGCCCCACCTGCTGCCGCTCGCCGACCGGGTTCTCGCGCCCACCACCGCCGAGGAGCTGGCCGGCCACGACGTCGTCTTCCTCGCCCTGCCGCACGGCCAGTCCGCCGCCGTCGCCGAGCAGCTCGGCCCGGACGTCCTCGTCGTCGACATGGGCGCCGACTTCCGGCTGAAGGACCCGGCCGACTGGGAGGCGTACTACGGCTCCCCGCACGCCGGCACCTGGCCCTACGGCCTCCCCGAACTGCCGGGTGCCCGCGCCGCGCTGGAGGGGTCCAAGCGCATCGCGGTGCCCGGCTGCTACCCCACCGCCGTCTCGCTCGCCCTCTTCCCGGCGTACGCGGACGGGCTCGCCGCCCCCGAGGCCGTGATCGTCGCCGCCTCGGGCACCTCCGGCGCGGGCAAGGCCCTCAAGCCGCACCTCCTCGGCAGCGAGGTGATGGGCAACATGACCCCGTACGGCGTCGGCGGCGGCCACCGGCACACCCCGGAGATGATCCAGAACCTGTCCGGCCCGGCCGGCGAGCGGGTCTCGGTCTCCTTCACCCCGACCCTGGCCCCGATGCCCCGCGGAATCCTCGCCACCTGCACCGCCGCCGCGAAGCCCGGCACGACCGCCGAGGCCGTCCGCGCCGCCTACGAGAAGGCGTACGCGGACGAGCCCTTCGTCCACCTCCTCCCCGAGGGGCAGTGGCCCGCGACGGCGTCCGTCCACGGTTCCAACGCCGTCCACCTCCAGGTCGCGTACGACGCCGACGCGCACCGGATCATCGCGATCAGCGCCATCGACAACCTCACCAAGGGCACCGCCGGCGGCGCGGTGCAGAGCATGAACATCGCCCTCGGCCTTCCCGAGGACACCGGACTCTCCACGATTGGAGTCGCTCCATGA
- a CDS encoding MarR family winged helix-turn-helix transcriptional regulator — MSKGTPGPTPGFLVWRLANKWRVAVDRAVAPLGLTHAQYSLVASLHGMQRNGERPSQRRLADHTGMEALYVSKLARSLESAGLIERVRDPRDPRAVQLSLTEEGRTVTRRAVAVVQDLLQQLLEPLGGLDGARTHAFTAELAALLDVPLVPSATPSAPSAPPAPSAPSAPSVREQTGTTTDETTQGATP; from the coding sequence ATGAGCAAGGGAACCCCGGGCCCGACGCCCGGCTTTCTGGTGTGGCGGCTCGCCAACAAGTGGCGGGTCGCGGTCGACCGCGCCGTGGCCCCGCTGGGCCTCACGCACGCGCAGTACTCGCTGGTCGCGTCGCTGCACGGCATGCAGCGCAACGGAGAGCGGCCCAGCCAGCGGCGGCTCGCCGACCACACCGGGATGGAGGCGCTGTACGTCTCCAAGCTCGCCCGCTCCCTGGAGTCGGCCGGGCTGATCGAGCGGGTACGGGACCCCCGGGACCCGCGCGCCGTGCAGCTCTCCCTCACCGAGGAGGGGCGGACCGTCACCCGGCGGGCCGTCGCCGTGGTGCAGGACCTGCTCCAGCAGCTCCTGGAGCCGCTGGGCGGCCTCGACGGGGCGCGGACCCACGCGTTCACCGCGGAGCTGGCGGCCCTGCTCGACGTGCCCCTCGTTCCCTCCGCCACTCCCTCGGCACCCTCCGCACCGCCGGCACCCTCGGCACCCTCCGCACCTTCCGTACGAGAACAGACCGGTACGACCACCGACGAGACCACTCAGGGGGCAACACCATGA
- a CDS encoding MarR family transcriptional regulator, translated as MTTNTTAPAADSRMLGLAHYAARGVLEHVLGRHGVTFLQQISLRAAVTADAPSTPDELVARVRASVKGDPADAHAALDALLTKALLVAEGPHLLPTDAGRELLATVAAEAAPLSARVWGGIPPEDLAAAGRVLALVTERADRELAALERATEV; from the coding sequence ATGACCACGAACACCACCGCGCCCGCCGCCGACTCCCGCATGCTCGGCCTGGCCCACTACGCGGCCCGGGGCGTCCTGGAGCACGTCCTTGGCCGGCACGGCGTCACGTTCCTCCAGCAGATATCGCTGCGCGCGGCGGTCACCGCCGACGCCCCGTCGACCCCGGACGAGCTCGTCGCCCGGGTCCGCGCGAGCGTCAAGGGCGACCCGGCCGACGCCCACGCCGCCCTCGACGCCCTGCTGACCAAGGCCCTGCTCGTCGCCGAGGGTCCCCACCTCCTGCCCACGGACGCCGGCCGCGAGCTGCTCGCCACCGTCGCCGCCGAGGCGGCCCCCCTCTCGGCCCGCGTCTGGGGCGGCATCCCGCCCGAGGACCTGGCGGCCGCCGGCCGCGTCCTCGCCCTCGTGACCGAACGCGCCGACCGGGAGCTGGCGGCGCTGGAGCGCGCGACGGAGGTCTGA
- a CDS encoding M48 family metallopeptidase has protein sequence MTETVDERRAADTGCPDCGTALTGGGAYVAWCAGCGWNTDPGASEEAPPAGRIDRVRRRLAHRYGEQLFADLIASGGPGEPGPSDESGEKASRAGRGRSGWLATCLALAVHGLTLALLGGGIAMIAAGQGLVPVLGALPLLVALVLRPRLGSLRKTAAHLPVLRRADAPELFGLLDDVAAAVGTTGVEAVVVDADVNASVRTYGIRRQRVLTVGLGLWETLSPQERVVLLGHEFGHYAHGDTRHALVVSTAFQSLDTWSYTLAPQPSESLLDDLTNLATALPRMAVDGVAGLLDHLTLRGAQRAEYLADEAAARTGGSRAAAALMDRLLSADAVAGMLRREAVATRTRRTGARSEDAAEGLWQRLAAQAGAVPASEYERLRRVAELRGHSVDSTHPPTHLRHRLLAAGAFAPRIVLDAERAARVDAELGDARRTLARELLLRG, from the coding sequence ATGACCGAGACGGTCGACGAAAGACGGGCGGCCGACACCGGCTGCCCTGACTGCGGAACCGCCCTGACCGGCGGCGGCGCCTACGTCGCCTGGTGCGCCGGCTGCGGCTGGAACACCGATCCCGGCGCCAGCGAGGAGGCACCGCCAGCCGGGCGGATCGACCGGGTGAGGCGGCGGCTCGCCCACCGTTACGGGGAACAGCTCTTCGCCGACCTCATCGCGAGCGGCGGGCCCGGCGAGCCCGGCCCGTCCGACGAGTCCGGCGAGAAGGCGTCCCGGGCCGGACGCGGCCGGTCCGGGTGGCTCGCCACCTGCCTCGCCCTGGCCGTCCACGGCCTCACCCTCGCCCTCCTCGGCGGCGGCATCGCGATGATCGCCGCGGGCCAGGGCCTCGTCCCGGTCCTCGGCGCGCTCCCGCTCCTCGTCGCGCTGGTGCTCCGGCCCCGCCTCGGCAGCCTCCGGAAGACCGCCGCGCACCTGCCCGTGCTGCGCCGCGCCGACGCGCCGGAACTCTTCGGCCTTCTCGACGACGTCGCCGCCGCGGTCGGCACCACGGGGGTCGAGGCGGTGGTGGTCGACGCCGACGTGAACGCCTCCGTGCGCACCTACGGCATCCGCCGGCAGCGGGTCCTGACCGTGGGCCTCGGACTGTGGGAGACGCTCTCCCCACAGGAACGGGTCGTCCTCCTCGGCCACGAGTTCGGCCACTACGCGCACGGCGACACCCGTCACGCCCTCGTCGTCTCCACCGCCTTCCAGTCCCTCGACACCTGGTCGTACACGCTGGCCCCGCAGCCGTCCGAGTCACTGCTCGACGACCTGACGAACCTCGCGACCGCGCTGCCCCGGATGGCCGTCGACGGGGTGGCGGGCCTGCTGGACCACCTGACGCTGCGGGGCGCGCAGCGCGCCGAGTACCTGGCCGACGAGGCCGCCGCCCGGACCGGCGGCTCGCGGGCCGCCGCCGCGCTGATGGACCGGCTGCTCAGCGCCGACGCCGTGGCGGGCATGCTCCGCCGGGAGGCCGTCGCCACCCGCACCCGGCGGACCGGCGCCCGCTCCGAGGACGCCGCCGAGGGCCTGTGGCAGCGACTCGCCGCCCAGGCCGGCGCGGTCCCCGCCTCCGAGTACGAGCGGCTGCGCCGCGTCGCCGAGCTCCGCGGGCACAGCGTCGACAGCACCCATCCGCCCACGCACCTGCGACACCGGCTCCTCGCCGCGGGCGCCTTCGCGCCCCGGATCGTGCTGGACGCCGAGCGGGCCGCACGCGTCGACGCCGAACTCGGCGACGCACGGCGGACGCTCGCCCGCGAGCTGCTGCTGCGCGGCTGA